Proteins encoded by one window of Candidatus Methylomirabilota bacterium:
- a CDS encoding amino acid ABC transporter substrate-binding protein, translating into IKYYDDESTPARGAQLAERLIVQDGIKFMLGPYSSGLTKAIAPVTEKYAIPMVEGNGASRSIFNKGYRYVFAVLSTSDFYLREAINLAAEVAQLQKRDPSTVKVALAIENDPFSQDIRAGVLEDAKRWKMKVVIDDKLPPELNDMSATLTKVKVLRPDVLVVSGHSKGATLAIKQLSQKKINVPMLAITHCEAAKVIKNFGPLADYTLCAAQWAPPLTYKDKWFGPASDYAKRFEKEYGYVPPYQAAESTAAVLVYVDAIERAGSFDTEKVRDAIAATSIETFYGNIKFDATGKNIAKPMILRQIQNGEYKVVAPTRWATGKLIHPRPKWSKR; encoded by the coding sequence ATCAAGTACTACGACGACGAGTCGACACCGGCGCGTGGCGCGCAGCTCGCTGAACGGCTGATCGTACAGGACGGCATTAAGTTCATGCTGGGGCCGTACAGCTCGGGCCTCACCAAGGCGATCGCACCCGTGACCGAGAAATACGCGATCCCGATGGTGGAAGGGAACGGCGCCTCTCGATCGATTTTCAACAAGGGCTACAGATATGTCTTCGCCGTGCTCTCGACGTCTGATTTCTACCTGAGGGAAGCGATTAACCTGGCCGCCGAGGTGGCGCAGCTCCAAAAAAGGGATCCCAGCACCGTGAAGGTAGCCTTGGCTATCGAAAACGATCCGTTCTCGCAGGATATCCGCGCCGGCGTGCTCGAGGATGCCAAGCGCTGGAAGATGAAGGTCGTCATCGACGACAAGCTCCCGCCCGAGCTGAACGACATGTCGGCGACCTTGACCAAAGTGAAGGTCCTGAGGCCCGACGTCCTGGTGGTTTCAGGCCATTCCAAGGGGGCGACGTTAGCCATTAAACAACTCTCGCAGAAGAAGATCAACGTGCCAATGCTCGCCATTACCCACTGCGAGGCGGCGAAGGTGATCAAGAATTTCGGTCCGCTCGCCGATTATACCTTGTGCGCAGCCCAGTGGGCACCACCCCTAACCTACAAGGACAAGTGGTTCGGCCCGGCCAGTGACTATGCCAAGAGGTTCGAAAAGGAATACGGCTATGTGCCGCCGTATCAGGCCGCAGAGTCGACGGCGGCAGTCCTGGTCTACGTCGACGCCATAGAGCGGGCGGGCTCGTTCGACACCGAGAAGGTCCGCGACGCGATTGCTGCCACCAGCATTGAGACTTTCTACGGCAACATCAAATTCGACGCAACCGGCAAGAATATCGCCAAGCCCATGATCCTCCGCCAGATTCAGAACGGTGAGTACAAGGTCGTGGCGCCGACCAGGTGGGCGACGGGCAAGCTGATCCACCCGCGACCCAAGTGGAGCAAGCGCTAA
- a CDS encoding 50S ribosomal protein L11 methyltransferase — protein sequence MLFYYCIDGSLAVGAPWWRFLASRAPAWVLLKTSRTFPPSHPTTKMCLRLMLQDLKRRRCRTLADVGCGSGVLALAGLKLGVEHALATDISPQALVTSRANAELNHLQDRMLLVRGSTEAVADRFDLVLANLPMPILRDKLAELVRLSGDEATLVLSGFQDVDKTLVEEEIARLGLTAQYWLSEDLTFPAVPPSGSFTWMAVLARRVGSKQ from the coding sequence GTGCTTTTCTACTACTGCATTGATGGCTCTCTCGCCGTTGGTGCTCCCTGGTGGCGGTTTCTGGCATCTAGAGCCCCGGCATGGGTTCTTCTGAAAACCAGCAGAACCTTCCCGCCTAGCCATCCCACCACCAAGATGTGCCTCCGTCTCATGCTCCAAGACCTCAAACGACGACGGTGCCGAACCCTGGCGGACGTGGGCTGCGGCAGCGGGGTCTTGGCGCTGGCAGGATTGAAACTTGGGGTGGAGCATGCTCTAGCTACAGATATCAGTCCCCAGGCTCTCGTCACCAGCCGAGCTAATGCTGAGCTTAACCACTTGCAGGACCGGATGCTGCTCGTTAGAGGGTCAACAGAGGCGGTGGCTGACCGTTTTGACTTGGTGCTGGCGAATTTACCTATGCCCATACTGAGAGACAAACTGGCTGAACTAGTTCGGTTGAGTGGAGACGAGGCCACGCTGGTGCTGTCCGGATTTCAGGATGTGGACAAAACCCTTGTCGAGGAGGAAATCGCTCGACTTGGCCTCACTGCGCAGTATTGGTTAAGTGAAGATTTGACTTTTCCTGCCGTACCGCCGTCAGGAAGTTTCACCTGGATGGCCGTTCTTGCCCGTCGAGTGGGTAGTAAGCAGTGA
- a CDS encoding non-heme iron oxygenase ferredoxin subunit, with protein sequence MGEFIKVAQTKDIADGTGILVELEGERIALFNENETFYAIGDTCTHEGGPLSEGDLAGDIVECPWHLAQFNVKTGEVVSPPATDPVPSYRVKVEGEDILIERQ encoded by the coding sequence ATGGGTGAGTTCATCAAGGTCGCTCAGACCAAAGATATTGCTGACGGAACGGGAATCCTGGTGGAACTGGAGGGAGAACGGATCGCCCTCTTCAATGAGAACGAGACCTTCTACGCGATCGGCGACACCTGCACCCACGAGGGCGGCCCCCTCTCGGAGGGGGACTTGGCTGGGGACATCGTAGAATGTCCATGGCACCTTGCCCAGTTCAATGTGAAGACCGGTGAAGTCGTCAGCCCCCCTGCCACCGATCCTGTTCCCAGCTACCGGGTGAAGGTGGAGGGAGAGGATATCCTCATCGAACGCCAGTGA